Proteins from a single region of Pseudarthrobacter sp. NIBRBAC000502772:
- a CDS encoding cytidine deaminase, whose amino-acid sequence MERAYAPYSKFPVGAAALTEDGRIISGCNVENASYGLTLCAECALVGQLHMSGGGRLTAFYCVDSTGKVLMPCGRCRQLLYEFRAPGMQLMTTQGIKAMDQVLPDAFGPEIWRNTDDTSKRTV is encoded by the coding sequence ATGGAACGGGCCTATGCGCCGTATTCGAAGTTCCCGGTGGGGGCGGCAGCCCTCACCGAGGACGGCCGGATCATCAGCGGCTGCAACGTCGAGAATGCCAGCTACGGCCTCACCCTGTGCGCCGAGTGCGCATTGGTGGGGCAGCTCCACATGAGCGGCGGCGGCCGCCTGACCGCCTTCTATTGTGTGGATTCCACAGGCAAGGTACTCATGCCGTGCGGGCGCTGCCGACAACTGTTGTATGAGTTCCGGGCACCGGGTATGCAGCTCATGACGACGCAAGGCATCAAGGCCATGGACCAGGTGCTGCCCGATGCCTTTGGTCCGGAAATTTGGAGGAACACCGATGACACAAGCAAGCGAACCGTTTGA